CTCcggtctgtctctgaatctctcatcagGAACATTGTATGTCTCTACGGTCCCTTCTTTGATTTCAGCTATGAGATAGTTTTCATCTCCAAACCTCCACTGTATCTCATCATCTGTCTGTATATTATAAAGACCAGTCTTTAGAGTGACAGACTCTCCCGTAGTCACTGTCTTATACCTCACTTCATGTCACAGCAGCACATAGAAATAGAGAAATTAAGAGATTATAACAAGTCAGTAAAGTTTCATTCaggatgtttgtgtgtgtgtgtgtgtgtgtgtgtgtgtgtgtgtgtgtgtgtgtgttatacatGTACACGTAGTAGTGATTCTGGTGTATTTGGTGTTCCAGGCAAAATAAGACACATCGCCCCCAAAAGGTATAAAGATGCAACATTACATACACTGATACAGTTTTATTGTCGAACTATATAAGCACTTAACTCAAATaactattaaataataaaaaaaacgtgGAAAACTCAAGTGTGCAAGAGAACAATAGAGTTCAAAATGACTACAGAAACATCGTTCAGATGCAGTTTTATCAGTTCAAAACAAAGACAGTTTGCTGTGTTTCCGAGGAGaagaatctaaaatatatttctgcGTTATTTACAGAATgctgatataaataaaagttgaaTGAAATACTCACTGAGGTGAGGCAgcaactttaatttttaatcattaataataGATTTTTTAAGAATGAAATGATCTACAGAACAAACTCTGAATGGAGTTTGAACATTAAGCAGTTTGATCTGAATTACCTGCAGAAAAATCTGAATCTATGAGGAAGAATGTGATCATTATTACATTGACTGGAGCGACTCACCTCTGATATTAACAATGTATGTCCTGCTTGTGTCCCCTTCACTGCTGCGGATCTTCAGTTTATAACATCCAGCATGTTCAGCTGTAGAGTTCTTGATGGTCAGATCTCCAGTCGTGTTGTTCAGCATCAGTCTGTCTCTTAATCTCTCATCAGGACCAACATGTGTCTTTCCAGTCCCTCCTTTGATTTCAGCTATGAGAGAGTTTTCATCTCCAAACCTCCACTGTATCTCATCAGCTGTATGTTCTCCAGTAAGACCAGTCTTTAGAGTGACAGACTCTCCTGCAGTCACTGACACATACTCCACTTCATGTCACAGAAACAGAGAAATAAGGAGATAACAAGTTAGTAAAGTTTCATTAaggatgtttttgtttgttctgGCTTATTTGGTgctttaggcaaaataagattGCCTATATTGCCTGTGCCAGGATCTGCCACTGTACTAATTATGTGACATTAATAGCTATATATTTGAGAACAAAATGATACGTGTGTTAATACACATTCAATCTTTATAATCCTAATTAGTATATTAATTTCCAGCTCTGTACAAAATGAATGTCAAATTAGTCCCACACTATAATGTGCACCTTTGTCTATTAAAATTCAGTTCAGTGTAAAACTGTTCATTCACTGCATCATCACTTGTACactgtgcatttaaaaataaactgaatgaaaatTACTTACAGTGTATTAAAACCTTAAATTTCTTGAACAAGATCcctctgctgctgctgatggTCAATAGTTTAtaaagtccagtgtgttcagTTGAGATGTCTGTGATGGTCAGTGATCCAGTCGTCctgtccagcttcagtctgtctctgaatatCTTATTAATACCATCATCATATATCTCTACAGTCCCTCCTCTGATTTGAGCGATGAGATCGTCTTGAGCTCCAAACATCCACAGGATCTGATCATCTCTCTGTATTTCAGTATCAGGGTttagagtgacagaatctccctcgTTCAGTAATTTCTTCTCCACTTTATCTGTCACAGCAGcacagaaacagagaaaaacaaagacaaatctGTCTTTAGATCAGGTGTGTTCATGTAAATATCAGAGTTTGAAATGACTACATCACGATCATTCAGATGCTGTTTTATCAGTTTGAAATGAAGACAGTTTGCCATTTTTTAAACAGAAACTTTATATTACTGTCTCAGCTTCAGATTTGATGAATCAAAGACAAAACTTCAAATCCAAGTGAACTTTATAGAGTGCtgatataaataaaagcttaaggAAGTATTTTTCGGGGCAGCAACAGAACAGTGTTTCACAATGTAGTTCAGCGGGAGATTTCAAAACTGAATGAAATGATCTACAGAATAAACTCTGAATGAGGTCTGAACATGAGGCAGTTTGAGCTGAATTACCTGCAGAAGAACAGAATTATGGGGAATAACTGCCGATGAAGATCTGTGATCGTTATTATACTGACTTCAGCTACTCACCTTTGATAGTGACAATAAATGTCTGGTCTGAAGCCCCTCTGCTGGATGTGATCTGTAGTTTATAGgctccagagtctgtggttctggtgttgttgatggtcagagatccagtcgtCTCGTCCaacttcagtctgtctctgaatctcccacCAGCAGCATCATCACGTGTAAAGACTTTGGTCTCTCCTTTGATTTCAGCTATAAGAGTCTGCTGCTCTTCATCACTAAACAGCCACAGTATCACATCatctttgtttatttcagtagCAGGGTTTAGAGTGACAGATTTTCCCTCCATCACTTCTATCTCCCTCGCTTCATGTGTGAGAACAGAGCACAGAAAGATAGAAACACACAGATGTCATTAGATCaagtgtgtgttcatgtgaaCAACAGAGTTTGACATTTCTGCACAGATCATGCAGATGCTGTTTTATCAGTGATGATCTTTACGCTGCTGTGTGAAAAGTTTGAGCTGAAAATGAAATTCggtataaaaacattaaatacagcTCTCACTGACATTATCCTCTAAACATGAAGCAGTTTGAATTCACTTcagaaaaaatgaatgaatgaagaagAATGTGATCATTATTACACTGACTGGAGTGACTCACGTTCAACAGAAATGTAGAATCTTCTGTAAGAGGTTTCTGTGCCTCTTCTGATCTTCAGAGTGTAGACTCCAGAGTGTGCAGCTGTGTACTTTGTGACGGTCAGTGATCCTGTCTCCGCGCCCAGCtccagtctgtctctgaatctctcatcagGACCATCATATTTAGTCACCTCTGTGGTCTTGATTTCAGCCAAGACAGTCTGCTGCTCTTCATCATCAAACAGCCACTGCATCTCATCATCTGTCTGTATTACAGTATCAGAGTATAGAGTGACAGGATCTCCCTCCGTCACTCTTATCTTCCTCTCTTCATGTGTGAGAACAGCGCAtagaaagacaaaaatacacagATGACGTTAGATCAAGCACTTTTGTCACAGTAGGTGGTTATATGACAACATAGACCAATGGAGTGATTTATAATAACCAAAGACAGAAACACACTGTAGACTGAAATGATCTGAAGAAACTCTGAAGGGAGTCGAAACATTAAGCACTTTTGAGCTGAATTCActtcaaaacaaaatgaatgaatgaggaaGAATGTGATCATTATTACACTGACTGGAGCGACTCACCTTCGATAGAAACCATGAATCTTTTGTGTAAGGTTTCTCTGCCTCTTCTGATCTTCAGAGTATAAAGTCCAGCATGTTCAGTATCGATGAGCTTGATGGTCAGTGATCCAGTCGTcttgtccagcttcagtctgtacGTGAATATCTCATCAGGACCCCAATATGTGTTCATCTCTCTGTTATCTCTTCTGATTCCAGCTATGAGAGTCTCTTCATCTCCGTGCAGCCACTGTATCTCATCACTGGTCTGTATTTCAGTCTCAGGGTTTAGAGTGATATCATCTCCCGGCAGCACTGACCCTGACAGCAGcacagaaacagagaaaagAGGAGATCATTATTGAGTCTGAAAATGAACATGTCAGTATTATTTAAGGACTGAGAGGATACTGTGTGATTCTTCATATGAGTTTCTAATAATTACTTCATCTTCTGGAGAACTTTTACCTAAAGATCTGTAACAATTTGCAATAATGTCGCATGTGTTAAACATGAATTAACTggttcataaaatattttccaCTGAAAAATCAGGTTTTAGTCAAAGAAacaaacttgtttttaaactgttCTTTCAGGTAAATACTAATATTCAGCTCTATTCCATGTAATAACAGCTTATAACGGCATTCACAAAGTTGCCTCCACAAATGACATTAAAGACACAGAAAATGAGTTCATGTGCtgcaagtcttctgaagctttATGTGCAGTTTAAGTGTTTGTTTGCTGAAACTCTTTGCTGTAATtctcaaatattatttttcatactCAAACACGTGTGAGTTCATCTATGAAACATTCAGTCCACTAATTCCCTCTTTCATGTTTGTAGCTCAAATACCTTTTATGTTGCATTTCAGAGCTTTAGTGAACAGGAAGATGATCAGTGAATaattaggttggcttgagaaaacATGCTGATCTGCTATTTaagcttattattattcttacgAGACTACAATTTCTGAACGCTactcctagagctttcaagctagaaCCACCAAACTCAGTCCAGCTCTTCAGACTGATCTGAGTTAGTTACTTACACGTTTGGCCTGGTAGATTAGTGGTCCTGGGGCGACATAAGTACATCAAACCAACAGCAGCTGCAGACACcagcagaacaacaacaactatcCATGCTATAGCATATGGAGACAGACCTGAATCTGGAACAgataaagagagacagacatTAGTGTAAATGTGTGTCTGAAATATATCAAGCACTAGAAACATCAGCACTATAAAATCTAAATGTGTATTTGATAAGTAGATCTTAATGTTAATGACTGTGATAATTACATATAAacgttaaaacaacaatgaagattaaactaattaaatgttaagCCTGACAATAATCAATATTTATTACAGATATATTCACAGGTGTCAGAAATCTAAGACAGAAACAGTTTTAACTAATACAATCATTCACAGACAGCTGATAAACAATCATTACAATCAGACTTGAGTTCCTCACCACTGACAGTGAATCTCTTGTCTGAAGTCTGTTTTCTGCTGCTGATCTTCACTGTATAaggtccagagtctgtggttctggtgtttgtgatgatcagagatccagtctgatcatTCAGctgcagtctgtctctgaatctctcttcAGTATCATATAATCTTGAGCTCTTGGCCTCTGTATCATGTTTAGCTATGAGGTCTCCAGACCTCCACACTATCAGCTCATCTCCCTGTAGTTCAGTAACATCAGTCTGAAGGGTGACAGGATCTCCCTCCGTCACTGACACAATCTTCATTTCACCTTTAGCAGGATCAACAACAGCCGGAGACTCTACAAGAAACAGATTTACagttaaattcaatatattaaacaCCATTACTCACATAACTACAATCTTAAGTTTTAcatgcaaattaataaaagtaatcAGTTTGACATGGACAACGGTTAGATATGGGTGACTAATTTGACTGGCTATGAGGCGTCTCATTTCACATCACAACACAGAAACATTTCACTCTTTGAATCACTGCACTTGTCGGTGTTCAATAGAATTTCTTATTTCTATGCAATGATTGATTCTGCTTTGACTTGTTTTGGATCTAATACTATTACTGGCAGAATAAAACTAAAAGTACTGGGACACATTTTCGCGCAAAATGAGTCAGTCGATATTAATTACTTTCTAGATCTACagtataaaatcaaaatcacaATCTTCGTCATGCTGCTGTTCTGAATATCAGTCATGTGATCACTTATGGCCCAATCACAGCTGTGATGATGTTCAGAGCACAATGTTCAGCTCTGTAAGACTGTTTTAAAGCTATACATTATAACTCATTTTTGCTGGTTGCACTTTGAATCTGTttagttggtaacactttacaataaggtctcatttcttaacattagttatgttttattaacatgaacaaacaatgaacaatagatttattaaactatttattaatcgttgttaatgttagttaataaaaatagtcattcattgttcatgttagttcacagtgcattaactaatgttaacaaacacaatttttgatattaataatgcattagtaaatgctaaaattaacattaagattaataaatgctgtagaagcatTGGTCATTCTTAGGTCATGTTAAGCAAtgtagttaatgttaactaatgaaccttaaaAGTAAAGTATTACCGTTTGtgtttcaattttttaaaaaacaggtCTCTTTATATTAAGTGTCTTTGACTACTACGtactaacatttaaattaataatttgatataaTGCACTTATTGCGTACATGCATGCTtttagaatcagaatcagaatcagaatcataattagctttattcgcaggtgtgcgcaaacacacaaggaatttgttgtggttttaaggtgctcctggtacatacatacatacatacattttacactgcatttgtatacctgcatgtaattacatctataATTATTCTGTAATTACATCTATAATTATCAGAATACTGTTGACCCTACAcctacaccttaacccacccttgaACTtaaccaccaaacctgtctctaacttttttgtttttttgacataAGCAAATATTAGCTAAAGACatgtaatataaaatgtgaCCAAAAATGATGTTTACCATAGACGGTAACAATGAATATTGTGAACAACGCCCCAGCGCTGTGGCTGATCTCTGCTTTATAACGACCAGAGTGTTTGGTTTTCATGTTcttgatggtcagagatccagtctgatccaGCTGCAGTCTGCCTCTGAATATCTCCTCTTCTTCATCTGAGATCACCTTTTCAACAATTCTAGCAATGGTAGAGCCCTGACTGCCAAACCTCCAAAGTATCTGATTAAATCCCTGTATTTTAGTGAGATCAGGGTttagagtgacagaatctccctccatcactgacactgGCTTCACTTCATCTTCATCAgcaccaaacacacctgcagaacaaacagaaacaagAGATTCTCAGAGATTAAACATGGCTAATAATGTTAGTAAACAGTTTTAACTGAACGTATGTATGTATTAGCagctcatactattttataacaCTTGCaattcaattctgtatattattattttaaggaattatgtagtaGTTTACTTGTATACATACACTTCATTACTCTCCTAACCAACTTCTAAacccctcttgaaatatttaaccaaatttgtatgcatgtttatatatatatatatatatatatatatattctgcttttaaattcagttttcttggaaagtCGTGTCTGTGCAAGACTTCAGTTCTTCAGCCGCAGCGCAGTGCTTCACGTCTGATGTGTGACCCActtaactgtaaaataattgCGCTACaaattagtttgtttaatagtatgttattaatacatttacaatcaTTTGAATACAACCACATCCAGCAGcacaatgaactgttttgcacagctaAATAGATTGTTGACATTGCCTGAAACACTCAAGTTCACGCCagctcttacattaaaaataagacagaaagatacatttaaaaaatgcatggtTACCATGGACCTAGTTTTtgtatctgtttgtttgatgcttAATTCAGGGGCTAAGACTAGTATAAACtgcttagactagtcttaaaaagttagcTATCAAATTATTTCtttcaagactggtcataacttttttaattcagttacaaACAAATAGATTGGTCTGATATGAATatgaaaagtaagactgattaaCTCTTGTCTATTGCTAGTTGGTGAAACTAGTTCTTAAGAAACAGTCACACACTTAACATAGTgactaagtttatgcaactggccccaggtctcctctgttggaatagaACTGGTTAGATGGCcctgtcacaaaaaaaaaaacagggtcctagaaatgcggTCCTGAAACTGCAGCCTCCGGTTGTGCAGTCTACgtgtcttgaaaaaaaaaaaaaatcaagggaacaagtaattataaaaaatgaagGAGGACATGTCCCTCGGTCCGATCGGGCACTCCACCAATTCATCCAGATGGATGTGAACACTGTTAATAACATAAATCACACACTTACCGCGCATTAGTAATAAAAACTGAAAGATTTTGAAAATCTCCTTCATATCTGACTTCGGTATTATTAAAAGTCGTTGtgggttgttttttttgttttgtttttttctgaaacacaCCCTCCCGACTGAGAGCGACGACTGTCAAGAAAACCCGCTAAAGACCAACAGAGATGTTTATACTGACTGGGACTGACTAATACACGTAACGATATATTTTCTTCTAAAGAAAAAGCAGTTTACGTTTCCAAATCTTAATGACTGTAGCGAAACGCCTAAGACCCTTATAACGAGAGGGGTCTGGCTGCAGACCACGGGCGAGTGGAGCTCCACTCTTGAACAGGAAATACGTTCCattcagtgttgccaagtccgctGTTTTCCCtcggaatttaaaaaaaaaaaaaaattattgatgCCAAAACACTTAACAAGCACATAACCACAACAACCTCAAAAATAATAGaggacaaaatacaaaaaataatacaagatcgaaagtaaaataagtaaataaataaactaaaagacaacaaataaataacataaatcaaAGGGGGGAAATTATACAAGGTTAAACATTGAAAGCAATTTTTgacttttgaattttttttttgtttgtttttttttttttttaatgcccaTTAAAGACAAAACTTAAGAATTATAGTCAACCAGAAAAATTGACAGTACTGGGTTCTTACCCAAAAATGTACAcctgtgaataaaacatttgccAAGTATATAATACAAAGATTAACAATATATTGAATACAGGAGTTAGAgttataataaaagaaaataatatcaaaagtgTTGATACATATTCTAACATTTGTTTTATCTGAGAGGTATAACTCAttccaaaaatgttttacataaacacattcacaaaaaaaGGTCTCTTCTATAACAGAAAGTCCCTTTTTCCTCCAATATTTTGCATATACTTATTAAATACACTATTACAAGGGTAGCAcctatgtaatattttaaatgtgactttttttattttgtttattaataaatatttgtgcGGAAGAGACCAAGCAGCATTCCAATTAATGTTGTACAATGCCATCCATTTAATGCCATTCCTAGTGGTATAAAAACTCCATTGAAAGAATAGAAAACCTCTAATCCTGTTTCTATATATAGGCCTAACAATTCTATTTCAGTAGAAGGATTTTGATTGTTGAGGACAAATTCAATAACCGCTTTGTTCGAAATCATATCAACAGAAAATCTATTCCAGCATCTTCTTTTAAAtacaatgttatatttttttaacgaaGCCCAAAAATCTAAGTTCCTGGAAAATTCTGAAAAGGAATATAGCTGAACATTGTCATCTATCAACTGATTTTTTCCCtcggaattgggctactttaaaatatgttgctGAAACCAATaacgtgatatttagcccctgcAATGCGATTTTTACCAGGGGACCCACCTCGAAATGCCATTGTGCTGGTTTTgggctattttatttttattcaaagaacaatACGATACAATATATTATcaagaaataacatcaaaaaagaagaggaaaataaaaaggaaaaggattgaaaaataatttacaacAAATAGGAGTTGCCGGGGGAGGTAAGTATAAAAGCTgtaaacaaagacacaaaaccATAGGccctatatatacatacacgtatacatatatcaaaatcaaataaataaatatattataaagttCACAagctttcatatatatatatatatatatatatatttatatatttatttcagtcaacaaaaccataaaatgTGAGTGCATGAAGAGATTGAACCAATAACAATTGAGTAATTggtattttacaataaaaaaggaATTCATCATAATCAAAGAGTGTTCCTTCTttgttgtatatttaatatCGTTGTGAAAccagttcttaaaaaaaaaaaagagagagagatttgtgtttgtgtttgtgtttagttAACTGCTtgaaaatttgcattttcaccatgggtgtgtgtaatttgcattgtaGAGCAAAAGTATTGTCAAGTTATGTTTATCACAGaccatattttattcattatttgtaaaaaCCCATTATAAAAACCCATAGGAAAATCTTGAGGGAACCAGTGGAGAATTACAACTAAAACACTCTATTCTCAGGGAAAGCAAGAACTGAAATCTATTATAAACctattataaatctattattATATCACTTATATGTTATTGTCTTGTTGTACTCACTATTTTATTATCACTTTACTACAATTTGtactatactttttaaatatcacatatcacttttactatatgtttactatattactatatttattattagtgcATAATGTTTTATCACTGTAACTTTTACTGGATCCATAAAAGATTATCAGTTATATTtcttattgtttgttgtggaGTTTATATCTGTATACATAGACTGCTATGAAAATATAGAAAGCAGACTACCAGTGtgtcaattttttatttgtatttactgATTTTATTCCATTTCATCAATGATGGTCAATTATTAATACTTAAAGATGTATTTGTATTCCGTATTTCAAAGGGAATGATGTGTTCTGAACTGAAGCACAATACAAGCTGAAATGTTGGGGTTGAAGACACAGAAAGCAgtttccaaaaagaaaaaacttgTACATTAGATTATTTTACATGTGTCACAGTTATACTAAGTATTAGAATTGTTACCATAAAAATAGCCAAATCAACAAGCGTGTGAGCTGTCACAATTTTTAAcgaaaattaatcattttccaAGCATAACTAAATAACTGgagacagttatttttaattccatGTAGATCACAAATCACTGAAATCGActgataaatgtaaacatcaTCGTGTTTTTATGCAGAAAAAAACGCAGCTCCGTTTACCTTCATCAGTTTTATGGCAGTCTTGCCCGGACCAACATGACGGACGCGTCGCTAGTGGAGGTGACGCATTTCCGCTCTTGAGTGGAGCTCCACTCGCCCCTGggtctgcagccagaccctcTTGCTTAGATCCTGCTTTTTCCCTTTATGTTGATCAAAAAACTATCAAATCTATTAACTCTCTGCTGTTCCGctttatttggaaaaataagacAGAATGTGTTCAAAGGAATTCTATGGTTAGAAATTATAAGGAGGGTGGCCTTAACGCGTTAGATTTTAAAACCATTAGCCAGACTTTCAAAATTAACTGGATTAAGAATTGTTTATCTAATAATGAGTTACCCTGGTTTTGGATCCCTAATCTAATCGTCAAACGTTGTGGTGGCCTTAAATTTTTATTGTCCtgtaactttaaatgtagtaaatTACCTATTAAACTCTCACATTTCCATAAACAAGCCCTAGAATCCTGGAAGATTGCTTTTAAACACAATTTCTCGCCGCACACATGTATTATTTGgaacaatgaaaatattttgtctggtaacaaatcactttttttcattgaatgggtgaatcaaaatattttttttgtctctgaTTTACTTAGTGCTCAGGGAGACCTTCTTTCTTTTCCTGattttgtgtctttaaaatatgcAACAATCTCACTGAGAGATTATAATGAAGTGATTAAAAGTATCCCTGCCAGTTTAAAAACCTTGTTTAAAGCACATTTATGTTATGGCTCTGTAATCAACCATTTTCCTACACTTGCATTTAATGGAGTTTATGTATTagataaaaaatgcaataacgTCTTTATCAGAAATGCCCTTTCTTCAACTCCAGGATGCCCCTCTAAAGCACAATCTAAATGGAGGATCTGTTATCCGGACTCTGATTTGAATAACTTATGGACTCTTCCTCAGATTTTTTATTCCATGTAAAATTAAAGAactacatttcaaaattgttcACAGATACTACCCTtctaatttattattaagcaGGTTTTCTGAGAATATATCTtcattgtgttcattttgtaatACTGATGAAGAATCTATTCTACATCTGTTTTATCATTGCCCATTCTCCAAGTCTTTTTGGTCAGAAGTTACCGTGTTAATTTCTCTCTGTTGTAACAAAATGCTAGAAATGACTGAATCTATCATTTTCCTGTCAGATTTTCATTCTAAAGACAGCAATCTTGAACATACTGTATTACTGCTTTGTCTTCTGGGTAAATTTCACCTTCATAAAGCCAGAACTATTCATTGTAAACCTAACTTTAGAATGTTTTCTTCTGATGTAAAATCTTTTTTCACTTCTTGTAAGAATGTGTCCAAACCTTTGAATTCAAAGGcttctaaaacttttaacattcttgaaaatgttgtaaggtatttgtaaaagtttttttattttattttatatattttttttattatgctggTTTGTTTAGCCCTTATATCTACATATGATGATGTCCGTATGCCCCTTGTTAAGTTCCAAATATTGTAATGGtttgaaatgcaataaaaataaaaaaaagtttaaaaaaaaaagaccctctTGCTTATAACGGAAGCGTCaatcttctttcttcttctttctttctttcttcttcttcttttctttttaatggcGGTTGGCAAACCTACTTAAAAGGTGCATTTCCGCCACCTACTGgaatggagtgtgtgtgtggcgcATGACGGAAATTGGTGACAacatacctttaaaaaaaagaacccTTTAATAAAATCTTTTAACCAAAAGTATTAAAAAGCATGCAATTATTCTATATACTTCATTAAGTAACCTTtaaattctatttattaaaa
The sequence above is a segment of the Onychostoma macrolepis isolate SWU-2019 chromosome 22, ASM1243209v1, whole genome shotgun sequence genome. Coding sequences within it:
- the LOC131530976 gene encoding uncharacterized protein LOC131530976 — its product is MGREKAGSKQEGLAADPGASGAPLKSGNASPPLATRPSCWSGQDCHKTDEGVFGADEDEVKPVSVMEGDSVTLNPDLTKIQGFNQILWRFGSQGSTIARIVEKVISDEEEEIFRGRLQLDQTGSLTIKNMKTKHSGRYKAEISHSAGALFTIFIVTVYESPAVVDPAKGEMKIVSVTEGDPVTLQTDVTELQGDELIVWRSGDLIAKHDTEAKSSRLYDTEERFRDRLQLNDQTGSLIITNTRTTDSGPYTVKISSRKQTSDKRFTVSDSGLSPYAIAWIVVVVLLVSAAAVGLMYLCRPRTTNLPGQTWSVLPGDDITLNPETEIQTSDEIQWLHGDEETLIAGIRRDNREMNTYWGPDEIFTYRLKLDKTTGSLTIKLIDTEHAGLYTLKIRRGRETLHKRFMVSIEERKIRVTEGDPVTLYSDTVIQTDDEMQWLFDDEEQQTVLAEIKTTEVTKYDGPDERFRDRLELGAETGSLTVTKYTAAHSGVYTLKIRRGTETSYRRFYISVEPREIEVMEGKSVTLNPATEINKDDVILWLFSDEEQQTLIAEIKGETKVFTRDDAAGGRFRDRLKLDETTGSLTINNTRTTDSGAYKLQITSSRGASDQTFIVTIKDKVEKKLLNEGDSVTLNPDTEIQRDDQILWMFGAQDDLIAQIRGGTVEIYDDGINKIFRDRLKLDRTTGSLTITDISTEHTGLYKLLTISSSRGILFKKFKVLIHLEYVSVTAGESVTLKTGLTGEHTADEIQWRFGDENSLIAEIKGGTGKTHVGPDERLRDRLMLNNTTGDLTIKNSTAEHAGCYKLKIRSSEGDTSRTYIVNIRVRYKTVTTGESVTLKTGLYNIQTDDEIQWRFGDENYLIAEIKEGTVETYNVPDERFRDRPELNETTGDLIISNSTTKHAGCYKVKIHSSEGDTSRTYSVFIRGAAVTNEARKKSETKEKNDSRENRENESATVEIPLLNGEDVGWSE